In Bombyx mori chromosome 11, ASM3026992v2, one genomic interval encodes:
- the LOC101741652 gene encoding uncharacterized protein LOC101741652 produces the protein MEGKDLNVSTQFGSNCEQVENRIGEDNEMASSREIVSHDLNSSTPEPPNSFNDASNISLPTNNNVPSVSLSRSIQTRIASDSPNTSTTKTRINQPQSLFIQALTKLNEDSVKFTVINIIKTQQEMAKMALNDDQHTLSAPDSLMSAPPSYSFVLRQIAARPRTRFMGTFIPSPSFIQHTPPPNYASAFDVYVDNPMPRPSRIYNFGFSPMFVSCPECGYTGMSIAISQITMSTHMCAFILCLFCCWICVPLPYVMRSCKHVNHFCANCRHHLGRYCPTNPESCTHS, from the coding sequence atggaAGGCAAGGATTTAAATGTGTCTACACAGTTTGGAAGTAATTGTGAGCAGGTAGAAAACCGAATCGGTGAAGATAATGAAATGGCCAGTTCACGAGAAATTGTTTCACACGACTTGAACTCTTCAACACCAGAACCTCCGAATTCTTTCAATGACGCATCCAACATATCCTTGCCAACAAACAATAACGTTCCTAGTGTCTCTTTATCTCGATCAATACAGACGCGCATCGCGTCCGATTCCCCTAATACCTCCACGACAAAAACAAGAATCAATCAACCTCAATCGCTATTCATACAAGCTTTAACAAAACTAAATGAAGATTCTGTAAAATTTacagttataaatattattaaaacgcaACAGGAAATGGCAAAGATGGCGCTAAATGACGATCAGCACACTTTGAGCGCGCCAGATTCGTTAATGAGTGCACCGCCCTCGTATTCATTTGTTTTGAGGCAGATAGCAGCCAGACCTAGAACAAGGTTTATGGGAACATTCATCCCTTCGCCTTCTTTTATTCAACATACGCCACCTCCGAACTATGCATCCGCATTTGATGTTTATGTAGACAATCCAATGCCGAGGCCATCAAGGATATACAATTTCGGATTCAGTCCTATGTTCGTCTCGTGTCCTGAATGCGGTTATACTGGAATGAGCATCGCTATAAGTCAGATAACAATGAGTACGCACATGTGTGCATTCATTTTATGTCTATTCTGTTGCTGGATCTGTGTACCTCTACCGTATGTGATGCGGTCATGTAAGCACGTAAATCATTTTTGTGCGAACTGTCGTCATCATTTGGGTAGATACTGTCCTACTAATCCTGAATCTTGTACTCATTCATAA